A genomic window from Streptomyces broussonetiae includes:
- a CDS encoding VOC family protein has translation MEILGATLRICVDDLEAAVPFYERLAGGRAQRFEQGGVQVAAIGSFLLMSGPEAQLEILRKVTATIAVKDVTQAHQVLTGLGARILAGPLPSPAGRSLLVMHPDGAVFEYVDQQRA, from the coding sequence ATGGAGATTCTGGGCGCCACACTGCGCATCTGCGTCGATGACCTCGAAGCCGCTGTCCCGTTCTACGAGCGGCTGGCGGGCGGCAGAGCCCAGCGGTTCGAGCAAGGCGGGGTGCAGGTCGCCGCGATCGGTTCCTTTCTGCTGATGAGCGGGCCGGAGGCGCAGTTGGAGATCCTCCGGAAGGTGACGGCGACCATCGCGGTGAAGGACGTGACGCAGGCGCACCAGGTGCTGACCGGCCTCGGTGCGCGGATCCTCGCCGGGCCGCTGCCGAGCCCGGCCGGACGCAGTCTGCTGGTGATGCATCCGGACGGGGCCGTCTTCGAGTACGTGGACCAGCAGCGGGCCTGA